One genomic segment of Rivularia sp. PCC 7116 includes these proteins:
- a CDS encoding inositol monophosphatase family protein, whose product MPDLQIFLDIATEAALAGGAVLQSYLGKVEDKTSEKRPGDLVTAADKASEAVVLETLRRHVPEHAILAEESGKLGNQNQEYLWAIDPLDGTTNFAHEYPFFSVSVGLLINGVPQVGVIYDPFRNELYRAAQGLGASCNRRPISVSKTSELNKSLLVTGFAYDRRETDDNNYTEFCHLTHLTQGVRRGGSAALDLAHTACGRLDGYWERGLSPWDITAGVIILREAGGKVTAYDGSDFKMDSGRLLATNGYIHENLSQELGRAHQVWKVEKKG is encoded by the coding sequence TTTTTCTCGATATTGCCACAGAAGCAGCGCTGGCTGGTGGTGCTGTTTTACAAAGTTATTTGGGTAAAGTTGAAGATAAAACTTCCGAAAAACGTCCTGGTGATTTGGTAACTGCTGCCGATAAAGCTTCCGAAGCTGTGGTTTTGGAAACTTTGCGTCGTCACGTTCCCGAACACGCTATCCTTGCCGAAGAATCTGGTAAATTAGGCAATCAAAATCAAGAATATCTTTGGGCTATTGACCCCTTGGATGGTACAACTAATTTTGCTCACGAATATCCGTTTTTTTCAGTTTCCGTTGGGCTGTTAATTAATGGCGTTCCCCAGGTTGGTGTAATTTACGACCCGTTTCGCAACGAACTATATCGTGCCGCTCAAGGGTTGGGAGCAAGCTGTAATCGTCGTCCTATAAGTGTTTCTAAAACTTCAGAATTAAATAAAAGTTTGCTGGTTACTGGTTTCGCATATGACCGTCGGGAAACTGACGATAACAACTATACGGAATTTTGTCATTTAACACATTTGACTCAAGGAGTAAGACGCGGTGGCTCTGCTGCATTGGATTTAGCTCATACAGCTTGCGGACGTTTGGATGGATATTGGGAAAGAGGACTTTCACCGTGGGATATTACTGCTGGGGTGATTATTTTACGGGAAGCTGGGGGAAAGGTGACGGCTTATGATGGTAGCGATTTCAAGATGGATTCGGGAAGACTTTTAGCTACTAATGGTTATATACATGAAAATTTGAGTCAGGAATTGGGGAGAGCGCATCAAGTTTGGAAAGTGGAGAAGAAAGGTTAG